aagaaaCTAAAACTTTCAATAAATGTGGATATATGTAACAATTTTCTACATTCAGattcaatatattttgtttaaatgtctgctaatttaattttaaaatttatgaaaaacatatttttattttcaacttttgaATGAGTATGATTAACAATTAAATAGAATATTATTAAATGTGATTATCTTTTTTAACTTTGCAACTTTTAAATTAAGGTAAATAAGAGTATacaataatttagaaatttattgagtgtgtgtatatatatataNAGTtaatataacacataaataaaaaaaaaaaatcactaaggTAAATGTATGCAACTGTACAAATTCTAATCGGATTCTCAAGGGTGATGAAACTgcaaaatttcttaaatagatTATTAAgaaccttttaaattaattgaattagatATGAACAATAAAAGAggtaataattaatattatgaaaaggaaaaaaagacaAGATGTaactatttaataattaattaattagatatataatatttcaatGTAGTATAAGgacaaaatagtaattcaactttgaagttGGGAGCtttccacttataataatatatgattttatcagatgccttttttgtttgaatttatctatttttcttccagaataattttatcttttcgaaggatgtgcattgatgggcaagattatgaaaaatatttagaaagaaAACTAGTAAACCTTTGGATTGGGATGAAACgtataatatatacttaaaaatgTTTCCATTCAAACCAAGATAATTAGGCATAAAATGACACATTTTGTCCTTTAAATGTccgtcttttatttttaattatttcttattttttttaccttttataTTACTAGAATTGATGCATAGtgtaaaaatacatacataacttatgataaattaataatgataACACAAATAAAATGGAGGGAAAACTCCAAATAACCCACAATTAGGAGCTCAGTTTGATGACCACATTGTGATACCCACaatcatcatatcttaaaaAGCCAAATCGATGATTttattaataacataaaaagatGATGAATATCTACAAGTTGATAAAATAATCTCATATGTATATCGTGGCTAAACTTAGACAATTCTCTTCCATAATGGATTATAAACTAGAATTCATTAGGTTTAAACCATTAATTTAAAAGAGGAAGGTAACCAATAAATCATACGTGTTCCAAATATAATATACACCTTGCCAAAGCTGCAACAATCGTGTTTCTAGaaaattccaattttttttgcGTAAAAGAGTAGTATGAAAATCTGCCAGAAAAAGATGTTCATGTCAATTTAATAATGACGCTTTGCTGTTTCCACTTGACAAAACTATGACTCCTCCAATCAACACAATATTAAGAAGCCACGTATATGCTGAGGCATCTTTCTTCATCACTCACAAGCAATAAGGTAATGCAAAGTGGCAACCCTATTGAagacaaagaaaattaaaagaatggGCAATCATTGAAGGTTTGTTTTTAGGAAGCACAACAAGGGACTGCCCATTCTCTTTTGGCACATGccaatctaaaaaaaaaacagagtgCTCTGTTTCTTGTCGCTTTCTAATACAATTTTGGTATAAATAGGATTGTGTTTCAAAGGCATTTAATCATATCCCCAAAACAAAATCGAGTCCcaaaaaaacagagaaaaaatGGCAACTTTTTCATCAAAATCCAATAAAAGATCCATCAGTTTGCCAAGCAGATCACATCCAGCTACTCAGAATATTGAAGAGGAGCTTACCAAGCTTAAAACTTGGGAATTCTCTGCTTCACCAACTGCAGAAGCTGTTTATAATGGTCTTGTAGGTTTTGGGGAGGTGCATAAGTGTATGGGTGATCTTCTAAACTTGCCCCTTACACTTCAATCCCTTTCTCAATGCCAAAATAAGAAATGGGTCGATGAAATCTTGGATAAATCTGTCAGATTTCTTGATGTTTGTGGAATAACAAGGGAGCTCGTTTCGcaatttaaggaaaatgttaAAGATGTTCAGTCTTCATTGAGGAGGAGAAAAGGAGATTTGAGCATCAACAACTACACCACATTCaggaagaaaatgaagaaagaagccAAAAATTTGATTACAGCTTTGAAAAGAATGGATCATGAGGAAGTAGTTGATGTAATGGAAATTGATGATCAACTTGTCTCAGCTGTTATTAGAGTCCTAAGAGAAGTTGCCACAATAGGTATTTCAGTATTCCAAATGGTGTTGAGTTTCTTATCAGCTCCAATTTGTAAGCCAATTAGCAAATGGTCTTTGGTTTCAAGATTAGTGAACAAGGGTGGAGATCAAGACAATGTGAATGAGATAGAAAGTGTTGATGCTGCATTAAGCAGCCTTTCCAAGTGTGATCCTAATGAAATGGAGAAGATCCAATTTGTACTAAGCAAATTGGAAAGAGTGGAAGCTCATTTTGAATGCATTGAGAATGGTCTTGACAACATATTTAGATGCTTGATTAGATCAAGAAGCACACTACTAAATGTTGTCTCTTGCCAATGAAAATACCATATTATTGTATTGTATAAGCATATCCAAATATTTGTAGGATATGCTTATGAAATTCATGTAAAGGAACATTTTTGTAATTACACAAACATACAACgaaatttactattatatagcTATGTCAATTGTGCCTCTTTTtctgtctatttttttttaattaaacttcAACCAAACTAAAATGAAAGGACGAATTTAAACATACTTTTATGAATGTCATCTCTGAACAAAGTTTTTACGCacctaaattaattttatgggTATCTGTCATCTCCCACTTGCATCAAATACTAGATAACTCTACTCACTAAGGCTACTAAATTTTGAACATGAGACCTCAAAATTTCAACTatttcattgaccactaggtcACACCCTTGCATAGGATTCTATGATCATTTGACATGTTAAGTACTATTTATTTGAGCTAATGATCTGATTCTACTTATAATTGAATATCATGACCATCGGTTGAACTGGATTGCAAGTAATTAGCTGTTAAGCATTAATTATTGAGGATTCTCTTAGTAGAAAAAAGGGACCAAGGAAACATCAACGCAACAGGCCACTCGTGCACACCTAACTAAATAAGAAACTCTAATAATTAGATCTGATATCCTTTAAATGCTGACTTagaattaaacaataaattataGTAATTATCACAAACATACAAGTCAAGGCCTTCCATTTGTgcacaattaaaataattttcttcattattcttaATCTCAACTATAAGCagatgatttatttatataatcatGTTGATGATTGTCTCCTTCAAAGTATTGAAGAGTTCCACTCGTCCAGCTAAGACAATCTCAGAAAGCCATGTTCTTCCAGACAAAgtactaaaagaaaaaaatatatatatgaaaaacctAACAAATGAAAGAGGAAGATGGTTCAACTGGCCAATGCCCAAAACGAAAGAcgagttaatatctcaaaataaaaataatagtggCGATTAGATGTTTTCGATTCATGACTAAACTGAAGCTCTTTGAACCAAGAGTAACATCAACAAGCCACGTATATGCTGAGGCATCTTTCATCCACTTTGAAGCAATAAGGTAACGCCAAGGTGCAACCTGTGAGAAGACAAAATCATTACAAAATTCACTAATGACTAAAgttcttttatattttgaagCATAATAAGCTCACCGAACTCTTAAGTAATGCCCACACCTCGTCACATGGCAATCTTAACGCCATATTAGCGAATTATTCTGTATCTTGTCGCTTTCTGTGAAGTTTTGGTATAAATAAGATGAGTTTTGAAGGGTCTTTCTTCATCCCCAAAGAAAAACAGAGGAAAAAAATGGCAACTTATTCATCAAAATCCAATAAGAGATCCATCAGTTTGCCAAGCAGATTACATCCAGCTACACAGAATATTGAAGAGGAGCTTAACAAGCTTAAAACTTGGGAATTCTCTGCTTCACCAACTGCAGAAGCTGTTTACAGTGGTCTAATTGGTTTGGGGGAGGTGCATAAGTGCATGATTGATCTTTTAAACTTGCCCCTCACACTTCAATCCCTTTCTCAGTGTCAAAACAAGAAATGGGTCGATGAAATCTTGGATAAATCTGTGAGATTTCTTGATATTTGTGGCACTACAAGGGAGATCACATCAcaatttaaggaaaatgttaAAGATGTTCAGTCTACATTGAGGAGGAGAAAAGGAGATTTGAGCATCAACAACTACACCACATTcaggaagaagatgaaaaaagaaGCCAAAAGTTTAATTACCGCTTTGAAAAGAATGGATCATGAGGAAATAGTTTATGCAATGGAAGTTGATGATCAACTTGTCTCAGCTGTTATCAGAGTCCTAAGAGAAGTTGCCACGATGGGAACTTCAGTTTTGCAAATGTTGTTAAATTATTTGTCAGCCTCAAATTCTAAGCCAATTAGCAAATGGTCTTTGGTTTCAAGATTAGTGAACAAAGGTGGAGATCAAGACAATGTGAATGAGATAGAAAGTGTTGATGCTGCATTAAGCAGCCTTTCCAAGTGTGGTCCTAATGAAATGGAGAAGATCCAATTTGTGCAAAGCAAATTGGAAAGAGTGGCAGCCCATTTTGAATGCATTGAAAATGGTCTTGACAACATCTTTAGATGCTTAATTAGATCAAGAAGCACACTATTAAATGTTGTCTCTTGCcaatgaaaatacaatactaCTATTGTCATGTATTGCATCGCATAAGCATATCCAAATATTTGTAGGATATGCTTGTGAACTCCATGTAAAGAAACAATTTTTGTAATTACATTCATACGGAGAAATTTACTGTATAGTTGTATCAAAGTTATTGTACGCACAACCTGtgcctctctctctctattgTCTATATTTCTATTAAGTTTAGCCAAACAAAAATGAAAGGATAAACTTTTGTTCCCTTCACATATATAGCTGAAGCTGAGATGTTTCAAATACATCGTAACATTCTACTTAGCAAACAACGAACTCAACTCATGAATTCCAATAGTACTCCTTATCCTCATGATTTATTGTTGAACGGagtaactcaaccccaaaactAGATCATGAAAGTAGGGTTGTCCAAATCCGTATAAGCAGATTGCTAATGTATTCCCCAAGGCTCTAACCCATTCTAATTACTCCTCTGATACAACGTCAAAGGCATTGTGCCTAATTCACTCCCCAAAAACTAAATCAAAGATGTAAGATTGCTCAAGCCTTATAATTCCATCCCTCGTGATATTATACTGAACGAGTTCAGGTGACTTAATTTGGGATTTCCAATCAATTAATTCGACGTGTTGAGTAGTATTTCTTTGTGATAATTAACTGATTCAACCtataataattgtatatgtatatcggttagataaatatatattatacatatgtatttgtatatatggtaAGCGAGAGtgggaggagagaggagagcaagagaggacagagagtgggagagaggtgaattgtatatgtatatcagttgaataattgtatattattacatatgcatttgtatatatgacaatcgagattgggagagggaggagagaggcgagcaagaatGGGAGATGgaagagagaggcgagtgagagaaGGCAGagagatgaattgtatatgtatatcaattaaataattatatattatacataatatttatatattctggcgaatcatacatatacaaacgtgactaattatacaaactcgaaaacaaccaaataattaatgtataacATTAATCACAAGTTAtaattatagcaaattataactatgataagtaattaaatagtataattttcttttaatttaatcacATATCCAGAATTCTCTTAGTAGAAGACGCGGACCAAGGAAACATCAACGCAACAGGCCACTCGTGTACACCTAAATAAAACATTAGTATTATTTGTCACTATCTCCATAACCACTGAATCTCTTTATTGATTAATGAAATCTCCAGATTAGACAAGTTCTGCCGGTTACTGAATTAGAGTAATTATCATGGACACACAAATCCAGCCTTCAGTTCGTGCACAACTAAATAATTTGCttcattattcatttctttAATCATATTGGAAGAGTTCCACTCTTCCAGCTAAGACACCCTCATAAAGTCATGTTCTAgtaggaaatatatatataaatgatcgGGAGGAAAGAAACCAGCCAATTACCCATCTCATAACTACCAGGAGTAGATAAAAAATACTATTTCGATAAGTACCTATAATTTACCCAGGAtatcaaacaaataaatgtaCAATTTTTAATAGTACTGTGACCTTTGCCACAGTATCACTCGACTTCCCTTATCCCTTCAATAtagggcccgtttggccataaattttccaaataatatttgggaaaaatttggcaaataatgtttgtccatacaatttgctattatttgacaaatattttcgcaaatatctcaaatttccaaatattagttttttctagtatttgggtcaaatctcattatttgggatattttaaaaattaaaattttaccccaatcttttatcttttacaaaaacaccatCTCTATTAGTTGCTTGCGttgtattacatcattttttacgtgaacaccaaaatagtgataaaatatttagtgaatattaaataatgatatgattgttgatgaaaattattaaaaattggcTTTAAGTAACAAAGTCATGTACTTTgtctacttcacgatgtatgGAATAATtcttgttgcactcactccaaattaTCACATTGCTTTAGTGTCATGgacattatttgttattgttgtaacgaacattcaattgacttgtaatacaaacttttagttagttttgatagtttttaaaacttatgtgtataaatcatatttttctaaaaaggtgaaatatatttcccaaattttatgcccaaacacatggtgaaatttcacccaaattttcactcaaataatatttgccaagaatatttgaaaatctatggccaaacgctagcataatctttttaaaaagtcGTACGAGAATCACTCTTCATCTCAATTTAATAGTGGTGCTTTGCTGTTTCCAATTGATAAACTAAAGCTCTTTGAACCAAGGACAACAGCAACAAGCCACGTATGTGCTGATGAGACATGTTTCATCTTCTTAGAAGCAATTAGGTAAAGCCAAGTTGCAACCTCTGGAAGACAAAATC
This window of the Solanum pennellii chromosome 2, SPENNV200 genome carries:
- the LOC107010606 gene encoding uncharacterized protein LOC107010606 — translated: MATFSSKSNKRSISLPSRSHPATQNIEEELTKLKTWEFSASPTAEAVYNGLVGFGEVHKCMGDLLNLPLTLQSLSQCQNKKWVDEILDKSVRFLDVCGITRELVSQFKENVKDVQSSLRRRKGDLSINNYTTFRKKMKKEAKNLITALKRMDHEEVVDVMEIDDQLVSAVIRVLREVATIGISVFQMVLSFLSAPICKPISKWSLVSRLVNKGGDQDNVNEIESVDAALSSLSKCDPNEMEKIQFVLSKLERVEAHFECIENGLDNIFRCLIRSRSTLLNVVSCQ
- the LOC107010801 gene encoding uncharacterized protein LOC107010801, coding for MSFEGSFFIPKEKQRKKMATYSSKSNKRSISLPSRLHPATQNIEEELNKLKTWEFSASPTAEAVYSGLIGLGEVHKCMIDLLNLPLTLQSLSQCQNKKWVDEILDKSVRFLDICGTTREITSQFKENVKDVQSTLRRRKGDLSINNYTTFRKKMKKEAKSLITALKRMDHEEIVYAMEVDDQLVSAVIRVLREVATMGTSVLQMLLNYLSASNSKPISKWSLVSRLVNKGGDQDNVNEIESVDAALSSLSKCGPNEMEKIQFVQSKLERVAAHFECIENGLDNIFRCLIRSRSTLLNVVSCQ